The Manis javanica isolate MJ-LG chromosome 4, MJ_LKY, whole genome shotgun sequence genome contains a region encoding:
- the LOC140849276 gene encoding WASH complex subunit 5-like codes for MTCHIDQLNTWYDMKTHQEVTSSCLFSEIQTTLGTFSLNGLERLLCFMIVKELQNFLSMFQKIILRDRTVQDTLKALMTAVIPLKSIVANSNKIYFSAIAKTQKIWTSYLEAIMKVGQMQILRQQIANELNYSCQFGSKHLAAALENLIKALLADIEAHYQDPSLPYPKENNTLLYEITAYLEAAGIHNPLNKIYITTKRLPYFPVVNFVFDLPVAKTSVQQKPSQKIPEMPADVVGALLFLEDYVRYTKLPRRVAEAHVPNFIFDEFRTVL; via the exons atGACATGTCACATTGACCAGCTGAACACTTGGTATGATATGAAAACTCATCAAGAAGTGACCAGCAGCTGCCTCTTCTCAGAAATCCAGACCACGCTGGGGACTTTCAGTCTGAATGGATTAGAGAGGCTTCTGTGCTTTATGATTGTCAAAGAATTACAG AATTTCCTCAGTATGTTTCAGAAAATCATCCTAAGAGACAGAACTGTGCAGGATACTTTAAAAGCCCTCATGACTGCTGTCATCCCCCTAAAAAGCATTGTAG caaattcaaataaaatttatttttctgccattGCCAAAACACAGAAGATCTGGACATCTTATCTTGAGGCTATAATGAAG GTTGGGCAGATGCAGATTCTGAGACAACAGATTGCCaatgaattaaattattcttGTCAGTTTGGCTCCAAACATCTGGCAGCTGCTCTGGAGAATCTCATTAA GGCTCTCCTAGCGGACATCGAAGCCCACTATCAGGACCCTTCACTGCCTtaccccaaagaaaataacacacTCTTATACGAGATCACAGCCTATCTGGAGGCAGCTGGCATTCACAACCCACTGAATAAG ATATACATAACAACAAAGCGCTTACCCTATTTCCCAGTTGTCAACTTTGTTTTTGATCTCCCAGTTGCCAAAACTTCAGTACAACAAAAACCTAG CCAGAAAATACCCGAGATGCCTGCAGATGTTGTGGGTGCCCTTCTGTTCCTGGAGGATTATGTTCGGTACACAAAACTGCCCAGGAGG gtTGCTGAAGCACATGTGCCTaatttcatttttgatgagtTCAGAACAGTCCTTTGA